From a single Kitasatospora sp. NBC_00458 genomic region:
- a CDS encoding GNAT family N-acetyltransferase — protein sequence MSTFATGIRTAEGEDDLALVRDVRREVFVEEQGVPEELEYDELDATSEHLLAVGPAGEPLGTARLIFGEQALELTGGTEGRVLLGRLAVVRAARGTGLGAELVRAVEAAGRGRGAREVELHAQVQALGFYERLGYVAEGGVYDDAGIPHRTMTRVL from the coding sequence GTGAGCACGTTCGCGACGGGGATCCGCACCGCCGAGGGGGAGGACGACCTCGCGCTGGTCCGGGACGTCCGGCGGGAGGTGTTCGTCGAGGAGCAGGGCGTGCCGGAGGAGCTGGAGTACGACGAGCTCGACGCCACCTCGGAGCACCTGCTGGCGGTCGGTCCGGCGGGGGAGCCGCTCGGGACGGCCCGGCTCATCTTCGGCGAGCAGGCGCTCGAACTGACCGGCGGGACCGAGGGCCGGGTGCTGCTCGGCCGGCTCGCGGTGGTCAGGGCCGCCCGGGGCACCGGGCTCGGCGCGGAGCTGGTCCGGGCGGTGGAGGCCGCCGGACGCGGCCGCGGGGCGCGTGAGGTCGAGCTGCACGCGCAGGTGCAGGCGCTGGGGTTCTACGAGCGGCTCGGGTACGTGGCCGAGGGCGGGGTCTACGACGACGCCGGGATCCCGCACCGGACGATGACGCGGGTGCTGTGA